In the Nicotiana tabacum cultivar K326 chromosome 16, ASM71507v2, whole genome shotgun sequence genome, one interval contains:
- the LOC107826169 gene encoding oligopeptide transporter 1-like, with product MEPKKLITESSDEVVNDSPIEQVRLTVPTTDDPSLPCLTFRTWALGITSCAILAFLNQFFGYRQNTLYISSVSAQILVLPLGKLMAAYFPTKIIQIPATKWSFSLNPGPFNLKEHVLITIFANAGATSVYAVSIITIVKAFYGSQIHPLAALLLTHTTQLLGYGWAGIFRKFLVDSPYMWWPSNLVQVSLFRALHDVEKRPKGGLTRLQFFIVVLVSSFSYYIVPNYLFPSITALSFVCWIWKDSVTAQQLGSGLKGLGIGSFALDWSTVAGFLGSPLATPGFAVMNTLVGFMLIVYIAIPFCYWTDMFHVKRFPIFSSHLFDSDGQAYNLTRIFNKETFDFNQQGYDHYSQVHLSIFFVFTYGLSFATLAATVTHVALFHGRTIWEQTKGSFQEKFEDVHTRIMKKNYEPVPQWWFYTILIVVLGLSLLASEGFGRQLQLPYWGVILAMALALTFTLPIAVITATTNQAPGINVISELIIGYMYPGKPLANVTFKTYGLISVSQAISFLADFKLGHYMKIPPKSMFIVQLVGTVVASSVYFGTAWWLLDTVDNICNPSKLPEGSPWTCPGDDVFYSASIIWGVVGPLRMFGKLGLYTNVNYFFLIGILAPVPVWLLSRKFPDQEWIRLINMPVLLSGSGGMPPARAVNYIGWLSVGLFFNFYVYRKYKSWWARHNYILSAGLDAGVAFMAILAYFTLQIRDINGANWWGLNLDDHCPLAHCPTAPGIQVPGCPVFQ from the exons ATGGagcccaagaaactcattactgAATCTTCAG ATGAAGTAGTGAATGATTCACCAATAGAGCAAGTTAGACTAACAGTGCCAACAACAGATGATCCATCTTTGCCTTGCTTAACGTTTCGAACATGGGCTTTAGGGATTACATCATGTGCAATCTTGGCATTCTTGAATCAGTTCTTTGGTTATCGCCAAAACACGCTGTATATTTCCTCTGTCTCTGCTCAGATTTTGGTGCTTCCCCTTGGAAAGCTTATGGCTGCTTATTTTCCCACCAAAATAATCCAAATTCCAGCGACAAAGTGGTCGTTTTCTTTGAATCCAGGGCCATTTAACTTGAAAGAACATGTTCTTATTACCATTTTCGCCAATGCTGGTGCAACTAGTGTTTATGCTGTTAGCATTATTACCATAGTAAAGGCGTTTTACGGCAGCCAAATTCACCCTCTTGCAGCTTTGTTATTGACACATACTACCCAG TTGCTTGGATATGGATGGGCTGGTATATTCCGAAAGTTTTTAGTTGATTCGCCATACATGTGGTGGCCTTCCAATTTGGTTCAAGTCTCCTTGTTTAG GGCATTGCACGACGTTGAGAAGAGGCCAAAAGGAGGCTTgacaaggctgcaattcttcatTGTGGTTCTTGTATCAAGCTTCTCTTATTACATCGTCCCTAACTATCTATTCCCATCGATAACAGCTCTGTCATTCGTGTGTTGGATATGGAAGGACTCAGTGACAGCGCAACAACTAGGGTCCGGTTTAAAGGGACTTGGAATCGGTTCGTTTGCTCTAGATTGGTCTACTGTGGCTGGTTTTTTAGGAAGTCCATTAGCCACACCTGGTTTTGCTGTTATGAACACTTTGGTTGGTTTCATGCTAATTGTCTACATAGCCATCCCATTTTGCTACTGGACCGACATGTTCCACGTCAAACGCTTCCCAATTTTCTCCTCTCACTTGTTTGATTCAGATGGACAAGCATACAACCTCACAAGAATCTTCAATAAGGAAACTTTTGATTTCAATCAGCAAGGATATGATCATTACAGCCAAGTTCATTTGAGCATATTCTTTGTATTTACCTATGGCTTAAGCTTTGCAACGCTCGCTGCAACTGTCACTCATGTTGCTCTCTTCCATGGAAG GACAATTTGGGAACAAACAAAGGGATCTTTCCAAGAGAAATTTGAGGATGTTCATACAAGGATAATGAAGAAAAACTATGAGCCTGTTCCTCAATGGTGGTTTTACACAATCTTGATAGTGGTTCTTGGACTGTCATTGCTTGCTTCTGAGGGATTTGGTAGACAATTGCAGCTTCCTTATTGGGGAGTCATTTTAGCAATGGCTTTAGCTCTAACTTTCACCCTGCCAATCGCTGTAATAACAGCTACAACGAACCAG GCACCAGGAATAAATGTCATCTCGGAGCTCATCATAGGTTACATGTATCCTGGAAAACCATTAGCCAATGTAACATTCAAAACCTACGGATTAATCAGCGTGTCACAAGCTATATCTTTTCTTGCTGATTTCAAATTAGGCCACTACATGAAGATCCCTCCAAAATCCATGTTCATTGTTCAG CTAGTAGGAACTGTAGTGGCATCCTCAGTCTATTTTGGGACGGCTTGGTGGCTCCTCGATACAGTGGATAACATCTGCAATCCATCAAAATTGCCTGAGGGAAGCCCGTGGACTTGCCCTGGAGATGATGTATTTTACAGTGCCTCGATTATTTGGGGTGTTGTTGGTCCTCTAAGGATGTTTGGAAAACTAGGATTATACACCAATGTAAACTACTTCTTCCTAATAGGCATTCTAGCGCCTGTCCCCGTTTGGCTTCTCTCGCGCAAATTCCCTGATCAGGAGTGGATTAGACTCATCAACATGCCTGTATTATTATCAG GTTCAGGAGGAATGCCACCGGCTAGGGCAGTGAACTACATCGGCTGGTTATCGGTTGGGCTGTTTTTCAACTTCTATGTGTACAGGAAATACAAAAGTTGGTGGGCTAGGCACAATTACATTCTATCAGCAGGACTTGATGCTGGGGTTGCATTTATGGCCATACTTGCTTATTTCACATTGCAAATTAGAGATATAAATGGGGCAAATTGGTGGGGTTTAAATTTAGATGATCACTGCCCTTTGGCACATTGTCCTACTGCACCTGGTATACAGGTCCCTGGATGTCCTGTCTTTCAGTAA